In Alphaproteobacteria bacterium, the sequence GCCGCCGTCGTCGGGGTCGAAAGCTGCTACGCCGCCGATCGGAAAACCATAGCCCCAGTGCGCGTCCGGCATGACATAGGAGGCCTGAACGATCCCGGGCAATGTCGCGACATTCACGGCCTGTTCGTAGACCTTGTCGTCCATGGCGCGAATGAGGTCTTCGTCGGCATAAATGATTACCGGCACGTGCATCGACCCACGCGGGTCGATGCGCCAGACAGTAGCCTCCAGGCGTGTGAAGCGGGTAGGATCCATAGTCAACTCTCACACGTCGACGACGCAGGCTGCCGACCAGATGCCGCTGGCGTCGCGGGCCACTCTGAGGGCGGTATAGGTCGCTCCCTTCGGCTCGCAGGCCGGGGCGTGGCGCTCGATGTTCACGGCCTCCCCCCAAAGCATGCCGGCAAGCCGGTTGTCCTCGATTGCCACTGCAAAGCGCCCGAACAGCATGCGTCGCACCGCCATCTCATAGATGACGGCGTTGAGCCACTCGACAAACAGCAACTCAAGGTCCGGCGCCTCGCACCTGACCTCGACCGCAAGATTGGGCTCGACCTCAGCATGCGTCACGACCGCGGTCAGGGCGCGTGCGGCCTGCTCGAAAGCCCGCGCCGGCGTCGCGCCAAAGCCCCGCAGACCAACATCCGCGTCATGCGGGAAATGTTCCCATTCCGCTCCGCTATCAGCCGCCGGGCCGCACCCTGTCATATTCGCTGTCCATGCTTGCCAAGCAGCTTGACCGTGCTCGCCTGTGGTCCCTTCTCGCCCATTTCCTCGGCAAAAATCACGCGAGAGCCCACGGCGAGATGAGAAAAACCGCCGTCGAGCACACTGTTGCGATGAAAGTAGATTTCGCGGCCGTCGCTGCTTTCGAGAAAGCCGAATTCGCCGGATCTGTCGATATTC encodes:
- a CDS encoding archease, with protein sequence MTGCGPAADSGAEWEHFPHDADVGLRGFGATPARAFEQAARALTAVVTHAEVEPNLAVEVRCEAPDLELLFVEWLNAVIYEMAVRRMLFGRFAVAIEDNRLAGMLWGEAVNIERHAPACEPKGATYTALRVARDASGIWSAACVVDV